From bacterium, a single genomic window includes:
- a CDS encoding VWA domain-containing protein, translated as MKFCKGFAALLLVTVLMAPSLQAQIDLEVDSVMTSSFPTVQVNVITRFSNVITREYDSTNFQLWEEGFAQGPLHYTCPSPTKSFSLTIVIAVGSTMSAGDIGYAKGVATRLVNRMNGLTDEGSVMVYDGNQLLQQEFTHIKPLLTSRIDAIAGNGGANHMWDGVYAGVSYCANDGVHPSRGVLILSNGKGDGGTKNLNDVIQLAKTAKIPVYCLGVNAVNSDQDMKELSAQTGGTYFSNADQTVQQLIDDLNGTPPYCTLEYTSTNLCRDGEARNLMLRLRKDNDSTDVNDSFPLSADASTNVSVTLKTDTGTVTTGLPSDIALLLQPAVQGQRLYDGSISLQFDTSALKLQAVRTAGYMAEGVTASPAMTATGADITLTGTAQLDGGGTLMMLEFVGGNVTAATVVSVGVGDFQQSRGCLDATLASANINVQPKRASIATAAQPVIFNWDAAGNHYLPDPAAVTVEVTNDGDLPVSNLSATFGGAPEVRLAYNAGSTVAVVPSTLEPGKKGSATFYVQALPQQSEVTAQVDATVQSAEGAQALQKLYLNIKPAESGYRLSCEADQIVINGGNYEPDPAEVRATITSAGTMDSPAGDVTIVLPPELTLNGGNATQSFASMAPGNDQTLVWPIDYPHPMTATDYPIMLIASANGYPADTCHTTLTVPVLTAVNLEMQCGITPAIADTATGYDDLRVSSVVRNTGGATAYGVEASLTLPAGFVLGSGEMNTKTVADSLQPGDSATVMWTFDSFLTLGCGPHPYTVDIDVTTNLGEDAQCSANGELQFPDNLLPEIIQAAPADIDTVLKGDDVQFSVDMFDWEGTVLSYFWYVDGMVESTTGNSFDWNFDTVGDFEIMVEIYDSCSIATDEAVTYTWNVTVVNSTGVADGPAAAGGFAITGNYPNPFNPATVIEYRVAEGQHRVQLDVLDMYGRVVRTLVDAQCAGGTYRQSFSAVDLPSGTYIARLSSGGSVQFHRMMLVK; from the coding sequence AGTAACGTGATCACCCGCGAATACGACAGCACGAACTTCCAGCTGTGGGAAGAAGGTTTTGCGCAGGGACCGCTGCACTACACATGTCCTTCACCGACGAAAAGTTTTTCCCTTACCATCGTCATCGCCGTCGGATCGACGATGTCGGCAGGGGACATCGGTTATGCCAAGGGGGTGGCCACACGTCTCGTCAACCGGATGAACGGACTGACGGATGAAGGGTCTGTGATGGTCTATGACGGGAATCAGCTCCTTCAGCAGGAATTCACACATATCAAACCACTGCTCACATCGCGCATCGATGCCATCGCAGGCAACGGTGGTGCAAACCACATGTGGGACGGCGTCTATGCCGGCGTCTCATACTGCGCCAATGACGGTGTGCATCCTTCACGTGGCGTCCTCATCCTTTCAAATGGAAAAGGTGATGGCGGTACCAAGAATCTGAACGATGTGATCCAGCTGGCGAAAACTGCGAAAATCCCGGTGTACTGCCTCGGTGTCAATGCGGTCAACAGCGACCAGGACATGAAAGAACTTTCGGCGCAGACGGGCGGGACGTATTTCTCGAATGCGGACCAGACTGTGCAGCAGCTCATCGATGATCTCAACGGCACACCGCCGTACTGTACGCTCGAGTACACAAGCACCAATCTCTGCCGTGACGGAGAAGCGCGCAATCTGATGCTGCGTCTGCGCAAGGACAATGACAGTACCGATGTAAATGACAGCTTCCCGCTGAGTGCGGATGCATCAACCAACGTCAGCGTTACGCTGAAGACGGATACCGGTACGGTGACGACCGGGCTGCCCAGTGACATCGCATTGCTGCTTCAGCCGGCAGTTCAGGGACAGCGTCTGTATGACGGCAGTATCTCCCTGCAGTTCGATACCTCGGCCCTGAAGCTGCAGGCCGTGCGTACCGCTGGTTACATGGCCGAAGGTGTGACCGCATCCCCCGCAATGACGGCAACCGGCGCGGATATCACACTCACGGGTACGGCCCAGCTTGACGGTGGAGGAACGCTGATGATGCTGGAGTTCGTGGGTGGTAACGTGACAGCTGCGACCGTCGTCAGCGTTGGTGTCGGCGACTTCCAGCAGAGTCGAGGCTGCCTCGATGCGACGCTCGCCTCTGCAAATATCAACGTGCAGCCCAAGCGGGCATCCATCGCCACTGCCGCACAGCCAGTCATTTTCAACTGGGATGCTGCGGGGAACCATTACCTGCCGGATCCTGCCGCCGTGACCGTCGAGGTGACAAATGACGGTGATCTTCCGGTGAGCAATCTCAGCGCCACCTTCGGAGGAGCGCCCGAAGTGCGCCTGGCCTACAATGCCGGTTCGACCGTCGCAGTCGTCCCCTCCACACTCGAGCCCGGCAAGAAAGGAAGCGCCACATTTTATGTGCAGGCTCTCCCACAGCAGTCAGAGGTGACGGCACAGGTGGATGCCACGGTGCAGTCTGCCGAAGGTGCCCAGGCGCTGCAGAAACTGTATCTCAACATCAAGCCTGCCGAATCCGGATACCGCCTCAGCTGTGAAGCCGATCAGATCGTGATCAACGGCGGTAATTATGAACCGGATCCCGCAGAAGTGCGCGCGACGATTACCTCGGCTGGAACGATGGACAGTCCGGCCGGCGACGTCACCATCGTCCTGCCGCCTGAGCTGACCCTCAACGGTGGCAACGCGACACAGTCCTTTGCCTCCATGGCACCCGGCAATGACCAGACGCTCGTCTGGCCTATCGACTATCCGCACCCGATGACGGCAACCGATTACCCCATCATGCTTATCGCCTCCGCGAACGGTTATCCCGCAGACACCTGTCATACCACGCTGACCGTCCCGGTGCTCACTGCCGTGAACCTGGAAATGCAGTGTGGTATTACTCCGGCCATCGCCGATACCGCCACGGGCTATGACGACCTCCGTGTTTCGTCTGTCGTCAGGAATACCGGCGGAGCGACGGCATACGGCGTCGAGGCAAGCCTGACATTGCCCGCGGGCTTCGTTCTCGGCAGCGGTGAGATGAATACCAAGACTGTGGCCGACTCCCTGCAGCCCGGCGACTCCGCGACGGTAATGTGGACATTCGATTCCTTCCTCACTCTGGGTTGCGGTCCGCATCCCTACACGGTGGATATCGATGTCACGACGAACCTGGGTGAAGATGCACAGTGTTCGGCGAACGGCGAACTCCAATTCCCCGACAACCTGCTCCCCGAAATCATCCAGGCCGCACCGGCGGATATCGATACCGTGCTGAAGGGCGACGACGTGCAGTTCAGTGTGGATATGTTCGACTGGGAAGGTACGGTGCTGAGCTATTTCTGGTATGTCGACGGTATGGTTGAATCCACCACCGGAAACAGTTTTGACTGGAATTTCGATACGGTCGGCGATTTCGAAATCATGGTCGAAATCTACGACTCGTGCAGTATTGCGACCGATGAAGCCGTGACCTACACCTGGAACGTCACCGTGGTGAACTCCACCGGCGTTGCTGACGGTCCGGCTGCAGCGGGTGGCTTCGCCATCACTGGCAACTATCCCAACCCCTTCAATCCCGCCACGGTGATTGAATACCGTGTGGCTGAAGGACAGCATCGCGTACAGCTCGACGTGCTCGATATGTACGGCCGCGTGGTACGCACCCTGGTCGATGCGCAGTGTGCGGGCGGCACCTACCGCCAGAGCTTCAGTGCCGTCGATCTGCCGAGTGGAACATATATCGCTCGCCTGAGCAGCGGAGGCAGCGTGCAGTTTCACCGCATGATGCTTGTGAAATAG